A single window of Archangium gephyra DNA harbors:
- the truD gene encoding tRNA pseudouridine(13) synthase TruD — translation MSTERPRLTEDVPGCGGAFKLVPEDFEVEELPAYPPSGEGDHLYLWLEKRGRDTREVVKALASALGVDEGDVGVAGMKDRQAITRQLLSVPAKAEARLPEFSLEGVSVLWSRRHGNKLRTGHLKGNRFRLRLRGVKDVGAARESFTRLSTRGVPNYFGDQRFGREGDNADFGRLLLLGQRLPRRPDKFQRKLYLSAFQSRLFNRALVDRLRAGTFDTALLGDVLRKEDSGGLFVCEAPEVDGPRAASFEVSPAGPLFGPKMTAAAHAVAEAEAKLLVDEGVTLDDFRRGGDETQGGRRPYRVRLGNPSLEVDGEDLVLTFELPKGSYATEVLHELLKDG, via the coding sequence ATGAGCACCGAGAGGCCCCGGCTGACGGAGGACGTGCCGGGCTGCGGTGGCGCCTTCAAGCTCGTCCCCGAGGACTTCGAGGTGGAGGAGCTGCCCGCCTACCCGCCCTCGGGGGAGGGGGATCACCTCTACCTCTGGCTGGAGAAGCGCGGCCGGGACACCCGCGAGGTGGTGAAGGCCCTGGCCTCCGCGCTGGGCGTGGACGAGGGCGACGTGGGCGTGGCGGGGATGAAGGACCGCCAGGCCATCACCCGGCAGCTCCTCTCCGTGCCCGCGAAGGCCGAGGCGCGCCTGCCGGAGTTCTCCCTGGAGGGCGTGAGCGTCCTGTGGAGCCGGCGCCATGGCAACAAGCTGCGCACCGGGCACCTCAAGGGAAACCGCTTCCGGCTGCGCCTGCGGGGCGTGAAGGACGTGGGCGCGGCGCGCGAGAGCTTCACCCGGTTGAGCACCCGGGGCGTGCCCAACTACTTCGGCGACCAGCGCTTCGGCCGCGAGGGCGACAACGCGGACTTCGGCCGCCTGCTGCTGCTGGGCCAGCGGCTGCCGCGCCGCCCGGACAAGTTCCAGCGCAAGCTGTACCTCTCGGCCTTCCAGTCCCGCCTCTTCAACCGGGCCCTCGTGGACCGGTTGCGCGCGGGCACCTTCGACACGGCGCTCCTGGGCGACGTGCTGCGCAAGGAGGACTCGGGCGGCCTCTTCGTCTGCGAGGCGCCCGAGGTGGATGGGCCCCGCGCCGCCTCCTTCGAGGTGAGCCCCGCCGGCCCCCTCTTCGGGCCCAAGATGACCGCCGCCGCCCACGCCGTGGCCGAGGCGGAGGCGAAGCTGCTCGTGGACGAGGGCGTCACGTTGGACGATTTCCGGCGCGGTGGCGACGAGACGCAGGGCGGGCGCAGGCCCTACCGGGTGCGGCTCGGCAACCCCTCGCTGGAGGTGGACGGGGAGGACCTGGTGCTCACCTTCGAGCTGCCCAAGGGCTCCTACGCCACCGAGGTCCTCCACGAGCTGTTGAAGGACGGATGA
- a CDS encoding DUF4388 domain-containing protein, with amino-acid sequence MSQRFRIDGTQLVPDERQGTQPPQQPALAGRTGSYVLQPTSPDLLVFSRSPAEGGSLPTPRVVLSGDASGFPLSDLCAFLSQARWSGVVRVQAPGGERSVILREGEVRGATSDVAADRLGEVLVRLGYLERTQLETVLREHPPSKIGRALVERGLLQAHDLFKCVTHQVSEIFHAIVLCREGSFFLVDQPVEDKLGHNIQLSTQSLLMDSIRKIDELAHFRKRIPHSRLYVLRKGMANARLEPDEDKVLALVDGRRTVLDLGQGARLSEFDVTKVVYGLLEGGFVQLSDKPLGGSMQSLSGIPAVRPKAFMGIPVVRPSSTGIPTVRHSQSGLRAITQPPQQAPVMDVREVVRVFNRIFREIAAEVSKQGLAREFIASANAALSGQALSSSPVLAGLAFAPDGSLPDARLVSSYEQYRGSLGSEPLVSFRQALSDVMFFLLFQAGELLESRADEDLARRVKDMLATLGGS; translated from the coding sequence ATGAGCCAGCGCTTCCGCATCGATGGCACCCAGCTCGTCCCCGACGAGCGCCAGGGGACCCAACCGCCACAGCAGCCGGCGCTGGCGGGCCGTACGGGCTCGTACGTGCTGCAGCCCACCTCGCCGGACCTGCTCGTCTTCTCGCGCTCGCCGGCCGAGGGGGGCTCCCTGCCCACCCCCCGCGTGGTGCTCTCCGGAGATGCCTCCGGCTTCCCCCTGTCCGACCTCTGCGCCTTCCTCAGCCAGGCGCGCTGGAGCGGCGTCGTCCGCGTGCAGGCCCCCGGTGGCGAGCGCTCCGTCATCCTTCGCGAGGGCGAGGTGCGCGGCGCCACCTCGGACGTGGCCGCCGACCGGCTCGGCGAGGTGCTCGTCCGGCTGGGCTACCTGGAGCGCACCCAGCTGGAGACGGTGCTGCGCGAGCATCCTCCCTCCAAGATTGGCCGTGCCCTGGTGGAGCGGGGCCTGCTCCAGGCGCACGATCTGTTCAAGTGCGTCACCCACCAGGTGAGTGAGATCTTCCACGCCATCGTCCTGTGCCGGGAGGGCAGCTTCTTCCTGGTGGACCAGCCGGTGGAGGACAAGCTCGGCCACAACATCCAGCTGTCCACGCAGAGCCTGCTGATGGACAGCATCCGGAAGATCGACGAGCTGGCGCACTTCCGCAAACGCATCCCCCACAGCCGCCTCTACGTGCTGCGCAAGGGCATGGCCAACGCCCGGCTGGAGCCGGACGAGGACAAGGTGCTGGCCCTGGTGGATGGCCGCCGCACGGTGCTGGACCTGGGGCAGGGCGCCCGCCTGTCCGAGTTCGACGTCACCAAGGTCGTCTACGGCCTGCTGGAGGGCGGCTTCGTGCAGCTGTCCGACAAGCCCCTGGGCGGCTCCATGCAGTCGCTGTCCGGGATTCCCGCGGTGCGCCCCAAGGCCTTCATGGGCATTCCCGTGGTGCGCCCGTCCTCCACCGGCATTCCCACGGTGAGGCACTCGCAGTCGGGCCTGCGCGCCATCACCCAGCCGCCGCAGCAGGCTCCGGTGATGGACGTGCGCGAGGTGGTGCGCGTCTTCAACCGCATCTTCCGGGAGATCGCCGCCGAGGTGTCCAAGCAGGGCCTGGCGCGTGAGTTCATCGCCTCGGCCAACGCCGCGCTCTCGGGACAGGCGCTGTCCTCGTCGCCGGTGCTGGCGGGGCTGGCCTTCGCGCCCGATGGCAGCCTGCCGGACGCCAGGCTGGTGAGCTCCTACGAGCAGTACCGCGGCTCGCTGGGCTCGGAGCCACTCGTCTCCTTCCGGCAGGCGCTCAGCGACGTGATGTTCTTCCTCCTCTTCCAGGCGGGAGAGCTGCTCGAGTCGCGTGCGGACGAGGACCTCGCCCGGCGCGTGAAGGACATGCTCGCCACGCTGGGCGGCTCCTGA
- a CDS encoding OmpA family protein — MRRLIASSLLLLSAACVSGNKVRAQSEVLQADIERARRSGAMRCAPVELATAEAHLDFARGELSQGTSYRASEHIRLSETAIKRALELSKGCAPAKVLVQDKPDATTPQQTGQQPTQVEITPKPGQQVVVQIEEKDSDGDGIFDKDDPCPDRTEDRDGFEDSDGCPEPDNDRDGVLDGNDKCPLTAGPLSNQGCPEDAPGDSDTDGIPDNLDKCRDQTEDKDGFEDSDGCPDTDNDQDGLIDTADKCPDASGPIQNLGCPRTDKDGDNVEDSQDKCPEEPEDKDGFQDEDGCPDLDNDTDGIPDGLDRCPLKGGPLENGGCPDDDKDGDGVVDRMDVCPDQPGQKEMRGCPDPDKDSDGIPDRLDLCPEAAGPKETRGCADVDTDKDGLVDRMDVCPNEAGPKEMRGCPDPDKDNDGIPDRVDVCPEEPGVKDERGCAKKYKMVVVKKDKIEIKKQIKFASGSAKIIGKESFTILDDVAQVLRDMPMIKKIRIEGHTDSLGKDLANLKLSQARADSVMAQLLKRNIDPGRMEAVGFGEEKPIDNNATAKGRANNRRTEFNIVDLQ; from the coding sequence GCGGCCTGCGTGAGCGGTAACAAGGTCCGCGCGCAGTCCGAGGTCCTCCAGGCCGATATCGAGCGCGCGCGCCGCAGTGGCGCCATGCGCTGTGCCCCGGTGGAGCTCGCCACCGCCGAGGCCCACCTGGACTTCGCCCGCGGCGAGCTGAGCCAGGGCACCAGCTACCGCGCCTCCGAGCACATCCGCCTCTCCGAGACCGCCATCAAGCGGGCGCTGGAGCTCTCCAAGGGCTGCGCTCCCGCGAAGGTGCTCGTCCAGGACAAGCCGGACGCCACCACGCCCCAGCAGACGGGACAGCAGCCCACCCAGGTGGAGATCACCCCCAAGCCCGGGCAGCAGGTGGTGGTGCAGATCGAGGAGAAGGACTCCGACGGCGACGGCATCTTCGACAAGGATGACCCGTGCCCGGACCGCACGGAGGATCGCGACGGCTTCGAGGACTCGGATGGCTGCCCCGAGCCGGACAACGACCGCGACGGCGTGCTGGATGGCAACGACAAGTGCCCGCTCACGGCCGGTCCGCTCTCCAACCAGGGCTGCCCCGAGGATGCCCCTGGCGACAGCGACACGGACGGCATCCCCGACAACCTGGACAAGTGCCGCGACCAGACCGAGGACAAGGATGGCTTCGAGGACTCGGACGGCTGCCCCGACACGGACAACGACCAGGACGGGTTGATCGACACCGCGGACAAGTGCCCGGATGCCTCCGGCCCCATCCAGAACCTGGGCTGCCCGCGCACCGACAAGGACGGGGACAACGTCGAGGACTCGCAGGACAAGTGCCCGGAGGAGCCCGAGGACAAGGACGGCTTCCAGGACGAGGATGGCTGCCCGGACCTCGACAACGACACGGATGGCATCCCCGACGGGCTGGACCGCTGCCCGCTCAAGGGTGGCCCGCTGGAGAACGGCGGCTGCCCGGACGATGACAAGGACGGCGACGGCGTGGTGGACCGCATGGACGTCTGCCCGGATCAGCCCGGCCAGAAGGAGATGCGCGGCTGCCCGGATCCGGACAAGGACAGCGACGGCATCCCGGACCGGTTGGACCTGTGCCCGGAGGCGGCCGGTCCCAAGGAGACGCGCGGCTGCGCGGACGTGGACACGGACAAGGACGGCCTGGTGGACCGCATGGACGTGTGCCCGAACGAGGCCGGTCCCAAGGAGATGCGCGGCTGCCCGGATCCGGACAAGGACAACGACGGCATCCCGGACCGCGTGGACGTGTGCCCCGAGGAGCCCGGCGTCAAGGACGAGCGCGGGTGCGCCAAGAAGTACAAGATGGTCGTCGTCAAGAAGGACAAGATCGAGATCAAGAAGCAGATCAAGTTCGCGTCCGGCTCGGCGAAGATCATCGGCAAGGAGAGCTTCACCATCCTCGACGACGTGGCGCAGGTGCTGCGCGACATGCCGATGATCAAGAAGATCCGCATCGAGGGTCACACGGACTCGCTCGGCAAGGATCTGGCGAACCTGAAGCTGTCGCAGGCGCGCGCGGACTCGGTGATGGCGCAGCTGCTCAAGCGCAACATCGACCCGGGCCGCATGGAGGCCGTGGGCTTCGGTGAGGAGAAGCCCATCGACAACAACGCCACGGCGAAGGGCCGCGCGAACAACCGCCGCACCGAGTTCAACATCGTCGATCTGCAGTAA
- a CDS encoding alpha/beta fold hydrolase: MRQLLPLMGAVLLLASCQSMSSRVGSSPPPEGQPIFLGTKHSLRSSVLEEERGFSLYLPPGYAESSERYPVLYLLDGDAHFHHATGVVQFLAGNSHIPPMIVVGVPNTNRTRDLTPPVHGDTQIPGNTSSPGVARSLPTAGGADRFLRFLEEELAPHIEAHYRTRPYRILVGHSFGGLFAVHALMNRPQSFHAYIAISPSLWWNDGELVAGAVKSLERLPEQERFLYLTMGDEGDGMLKPIQQLAATLEQSRPERLAWRYTFLGNDHHGSTPHRTLYDGLEALFEDLRPQVLAHTEDLAQVDARYARLTKRLGFEIQPSEDLLNSIGYSLLQRGKVEAALAFFRRNVERHGGSANVHDSLGEALEAAGQLEAALESYRRALALGIQANKVHPAYQQHLERVMHKLADAPKPPAPPVQTSGDGAP, translated from the coding sequence ATGCGCCAACTCCTTCCACTGATGGGGGCAGTGCTCCTCCTCGCCTCCTGCCAGTCCATGTCCTCGCGCGTGGGCTCCTCCCCTCCGCCCGAGGGACAGCCCATCTTCCTCGGGACGAAGCACAGCCTGCGCTCCTCCGTCCTCGAGGAGGAGCGCGGCTTCAGCCTCTACCTCCCACCCGGCTACGCGGAGTCCTCGGAGCGCTACCCCGTCCTCTACCTCCTGGATGGCGATGCGCACTTCCATCACGCCACCGGAGTCGTGCAGTTCCTCGCGGGGAACTCGCACATCCCCCCGATGATCGTGGTGGGCGTGCCGAACACGAATCGCACGCGGGATCTCACCCCTCCGGTGCACGGTGACACCCAGATTCCGGGGAACACCTCGTCGCCGGGCGTCGCGCGGTCGCTCCCCACCGCGGGCGGCGCGGACCGTTTCCTGCGCTTCCTGGAAGAAGAGCTGGCCCCGCACATCGAGGCGCACTACCGCACGCGGCCCTACCGCATCCTCGTGGGCCACTCGTTCGGCGGGCTCTTCGCCGTGCATGCCCTGATGAACCGCCCCCAGAGCTTCCATGCGTACATCGCCATCAGCCCGAGCCTCTGGTGGAACGACGGCGAGCTGGTGGCCGGAGCGGTGAAGTCCCTCGAGCGCCTGCCCGAGCAGGAGCGCTTCCTCTACCTGACCATGGGCGACGAGGGAGACGGCATGCTGAAGCCCATCCAGCAGCTCGCGGCGACGCTGGAGCAGTCCAGGCCGGAGCGGCTGGCGTGGCGCTACACCTTCCTCGGGAACGACCACCACGGCAGCACGCCCCACCGGACGCTCTACGATGGGCTGGAAGCGCTCTTCGAGGACCTGCGGCCCCAGGTGTTGGCGCATACGGAAGACCTGGCGCAGGTGGATGCACGCTATGCCCGGCTGACGAAGCGGCTCGGCTTCGAGATCCAGCCGTCCGAGGATCTGCTCAACTCCATCGGTTACTCCTTGTTGCAGCGCGGGAAGGTGGAGGCCGCCCTCGCCTTCTTCCGGCGCAATGTCGAGCGGCACGGTGGCTCGGCCAACGTCCATGACAGCCTGGGCGAAGCGCTGGAGGCCGCGGGCCAGCTGGAGGCGGCGCTCGAGAGCTACCGGCGCGCGCTCGCGCTCGGCATCCAGGCCAACAAGGTGCACCCCGCCTACCAGCAGCACCTCGAGCGGGTGATGCACAAGCTGGCCGACGCGCCGAAACCCCCCGCGCCGCCCGTCCAGACCTCGGGCGACGGCGCGCCCTGA
- a CDS encoding ferritin-like domain-containing protein, translating to MDSPLLRHLFSRALRASLASPLVLAGCGGADLTGYSAPACENGSLAMSGLSPSSPTDFMELRSIGTSPGGGYFAEARLTSSGTACATASDKAACESALSNLSSRSGFRTFCFDLCNAYYVATTRGDEVTAHTTLEALKGFLGPIDTAQEAVLLAFASYYDVSCGDLAQGGVRTNAKGGFNVIGTRGDTCGANAALTQFVLEVSASGEVREVSSHILQRGDPNCVIGRRPVGLRASDGVACVDALGRHFASAAHLEAASIKAFLRLREELALHGADVALQDAALASALDEVMHTDVSMRLAHRFGATPGRPEVAESPLRSLFEVALDNAVEGCVRETYGALVGHHQALHARDVEVREAMTRIAEDETRHAELSWAIDRWAREQLPAAERAALREAQREAVATLREEVALPLDATLVTEAGIPTPELAASLVATLEQELWA from the coding sequence ATGGACTCGCCCCTGCTGCGCCACCTGTTCTCGCGTGCCCTGCGCGCCTCGCTCGCCTCTCCGCTGGTCCTCGCCGGCTGCGGAGGCGCCGACCTGACGGGCTACTCAGCACCCGCCTGTGAGAACGGGTCCCTCGCGATGAGCGGCCTGTCTCCCTCGAGCCCCACGGACTTCATGGAGCTGCGGTCCATTGGCACGAGCCCGGGCGGGGGCTACTTCGCCGAGGCGCGGCTCACCTCCTCGGGGACGGCCTGCGCGACGGCTTCCGACAAGGCGGCGTGCGAGTCGGCCCTGAGCAACCTCTCCTCGCGAAGCGGCTTCCGCACCTTCTGCTTTGACCTGTGCAACGCGTACTACGTCGCGACGACGCGGGGCGACGAGGTGACGGCCCACACGACGCTGGAGGCGCTCAAGGGCTTCCTGGGCCCCATCGACACGGCGCAGGAGGCCGTGCTGCTCGCCTTCGCGTCCTACTACGACGTGTCCTGCGGCGACCTGGCGCAGGGCGGGGTCCGGACGAACGCGAAGGGCGGCTTCAACGTCATCGGCACCCGCGGCGACACCTGCGGGGCCAACGCGGCGTTGACGCAGTTCGTCCTGGAGGTGTCCGCCTCGGGCGAGGTGAGGGAGGTGAGCAGCCACATCCTCCAGCGGGGCGACCCGAACTGCGTCATCGGCCGGAGGCCCGTGGGGCTGCGCGCCTCGGACGGCGTTGCCTGCGTGGACGCACTGGGCCGTCACTTCGCGTCGGCCGCGCACCTGGAGGCCGCCTCCATCAAGGCCTTCCTCCGGCTGCGGGAGGAGCTCGCCCTGCATGGCGCGGATGTCGCGCTGCAGGACGCGGCGCTCGCGAGCGCGCTGGATGAGGTGATGCACACGGACGTCAGCATGCGGCTCGCCCACCGCTTCGGCGCGACGCCCGGGCGGCCCGAGGTGGCGGAATCGCCCCTGCGCTCGCTCTTCGAGGTGGCGTTGGACAACGCGGTGGAGGGCTGCGTGCGCGAGACGTACGGGGCGCTGGTGGGGCACCACCAGGCGCTGCACGCGCGGGACGTGGAGGTGCGGGAGGCCATGACGCGCATCGCCGAGGACGAGACGCGCCATGCCGAGCTGTCCTGGGCCATCGACCGCTGGGCGCGCGAGCAGCTGCCCGCCGCCGAGCGCGCCGCCCTGCGCGAGGCCCAGCGTGAGGCCGTGGCGACGCTGCGCGAGGAGGTGGCCCTGCCGCTGGACGCCACGCTCGTCACCGAGGCCGGCATTCCCACGCCGGAGCTCGCCGCCTCCCTGGTGGCCACGCTCGAGCAGGAGCTCTGGGCCTGA